The Solea senegalensis isolate Sse05_10M linkage group LG4, IFAPA_SoseM_1, whole genome shotgun sequence genome includes a region encoding these proteins:
- the rbp7b gene encoding retinoid-binding protein 7, with protein sequence MPVDYSGTWDIVSNVNFEGYMVALGIDFATRKIASMLKPRKVIAQDGDCFTIKTFTTFRNYDCSFRTGEEFEEVMSGMDNRLCLTVVTWNNDKLVCVQKGKKKNRGWSHWIQGDELHLELTCEDQVCKQVFKRTV encoded by the exons ATGCCTGTGGACTACAGTGGGACGTGGGACATTGTGAGCAATGTCAATTTTGAGGGATACATGGTTGCACTGG GCATTGACTTTGCAACACGCAAGATTGCCTCCATGCTGAAGCCTCGGAAGGTGATTGCACAAGACGGAGATTGTTTCACAATCAAGACGTTCACTACGTTCAGAAACTATGACTGCTCCTTCAGAACTGGAGAAGAGTTTGAAGAGGTCATGTCAGGAATGGACAACCGCTTGTgcctg ACTGTGGTGACGTGGAACAATGACAAGTTGGTGTGTGtccagaaaggaaaaaagaagaacagaGGATGGTCACACTGGATTCAGGGAGACGAGCTTCACTTG GAACTCACCTGTGAAGACCAAGTCTGCAAGCAAGTTTTTAAAAGGACCGTGTGA
- the LOC122768734 gene encoding uncharacterized protein LOC122768734, whose amino-acid sequence MFLYMLIFMAYHSSRWIPRHKRLKFQTVNAVFIAIVLVPQFYVLARPKSSRYCRQPLLNNLSASVALSIIASGFAVTFTLLEPVPQSLWASYHVFGLLSCGQGLCTAILTLTAAACAKTTPELYYMSLILTVASIFSTGFYMVRGGLWLTNRRPVTEAEQ is encoded by the exons ATGTTCCTCTACATGCTGATCTTCATGGCGTATCATAGTAGCAGATGGATACCAAGGCACAAGCGGTTAAAATT TCAAACAGTGAATGCAGTGTTCATAGCAATTGTTCTGGTTCCTCAGTTCTACGTCCTGGCAAG gccCAAATCCTCCAGATACTGCAGGCAGCCTCTTCTAAACAACCTGTCAGCCTCCGTTGCCTTATCCATTATTGcttcag GTTTTGCAGTGACATTCACGTTGTTAGAGCCAGTGCCTCAGAGCTTGTGGGCTTCCTATCATGTGTTTGGGCTGCTGTCGTGTGGACAAGGACTCTGCACCGCTATCCTGACTCTGACGGCCGCAGCATGT gCCAAAACGACCCCGGAGCTGTACTACATGTCTCTCATCCTAACAGTCGCCTCTATTTTCAGCACAG GTTTTTACATGGTGAGAGGAGGACTGTGGCTGACTAACAGGCGGCCTGTGACTGAAGCAGAGCAGTAA
- the h6pd gene encoding GDH/6PGL endoplasmic bifunctional protein yields the protein MFVTVLLLLGALCAHKGHGQESEATQRPGHVSVVIIGATGDLARKYLWQGFFNTYVNQVKGGNTFSFYGGGQSSSDKATPLMFEILKGVSCPKDMSQERCALLKDQFLRLAQYRQLKTLEHYQDLAKHIEKKLQDEAMTETGRLFYLSVPAYAYADIADKINQSCRPTMGGWLRVVLEKPFGHDLLSAEVLASQLASSLKEEEMYRIDHYLGKQVIAKILPFRKENKKFLDPIWNKHHIERVEIVLKETLDVQGRMSFYDQYGVIRDVIQNHLTEVMMLLTMRLPSNLSSSEEVVQNKLRILDSLLPLGKNQVVIGQYQGYNSEVQLELNKTKDHISLTPTFAAVLAHIDEAQFEGVPILLISGKMLDKRVGYARVVFKNDIFCLQNQNGVHCKPRQIIFYFGHGSLQYPAVLVSKNLFKPVLMDAEWKEVTEHSDVSVLGLPVSDYYVHTPTKQHEAYSELIAHIFSGHKNSFISIENLLSSWSIWTPLLSSLNSAYPRIYPGGEDNGHMLDIHLKGMDISYKNEVVIISPDQTAGTSANSAKVLQGKFCNADMVSAWSEELVGQLAVDMQEAAEAAVLESGVFHLALSGGSTPLALFHRLALHHFSFPWRNTHVWMVDERCVPLAEVESNFRTLHDHLLHHVRIPYFNIHPMPVELNHRLCVEEDRGAQIYESDIRTLVNGSSFHFVLLGVGFNGHTASLFPGAKVEEHGQSLVALTESPVKPHQRMSLTFTAINRAHRVALLVMGKGKHEMITQLSRLKNSTDRWPVTNVKPDNNRLVWYIDYDALIG from the exons atgtttgtgactgtgttgcTGCTTCTGGGAGCTCTGTGTGCTCACAAAGGACATGGACAGGAGAGCGAGGCCACACAGAGGCCTGGCCACGTGTCAGTGGTTATTATTGGGGCCACAGGTGACCTGGCGAGGAAGTACCTTTGGCAGGGCTTCTTCAACACCTACGTCAACCAGGTCAAAGGCGGAaacaccttttctttttacGGTGGAGGACAGTCGTCCTCAGACAAGGCCACACCGCTCATGTTTGAGATCCTAAAGGGGGTGTCGTGCCCGAAAGACATGTCTCAGGAGCGCTGTGCTCTTCTGAAGGACCAGTTCCTTCGACTCGCACAGTATCGTCAACTGAAGACCCTCGAGCACTACCAGGACCTGGCCAAGCACATTGAGAAAAAACTTCAGGACGAGGCAATGACGGAGACAGGGAGGCTCTTTTATCTCTCGGTGCCAGCTTATGCATACGCAGACATTGCAGATAAAATCAATCAAAGCTGCAGACCAACCATGGGGGGTTGGTTGAGGGTGGTGCTAGAGAAACCTTTTGGGCACGACCTCCTGAGTGCTGAAGTTCTAGCATCTCAGCTTGCGAGCTCCttaaaggaagaggaaatgtaCAGAATTGACCATTACCTGGGCAAACAG GTGATCGCAAAGATACTTCCattcagaaaagaaaacaagaagttTCTGGATCCCATTTGGAACAAGCACCACATAGAAAGAGTGGAGATTGTGCTGAAAGAGACCCTGGATGTCCAAG GCCGCATGTCCTTCTACGACCAGTACGGCGTGATCAGAGATGTGATACAGAACCACCTGACTGAGGTCATGATGCTGTTGACCATGAGGCTTCCCTCGAATCTGAGCAGCAGTGAGGAAGTCGTTCAAAACAAGTTGCGGATCCTCGACTCGCTGCTGCCCTTGGGGAAGAATCAGGTTGTGATCGGTCAGTACCAGGGATACAACTCAGAGGTTCAGCTGGAGCTGAATAAGACCAAAGATCACATCAGTCTCACACCAACATTTGCAG CTGTATTGGCGCACATTGATGAGGCCCAGTTTGAAGGTGTGCCAATTCTTTTAATCTCAGGGAAGATGTTGGACAAACGGGTGGGCTATGCACGCGTTGTTTTCAAGAATGACATCTTTTGCCTTCAAAACCAAAACGGCGTTCACTGCAAACCCAGACAGATCATTTTCTACTTTGGCCATGGCAGCCTCCAATATCCGGCAGTTCTTGTAAGCAAGAATTTGTTCAAGCCGGTTTTAATGGACGCAGAGTGGAAGGAAGTGACGGAGCATAGTGACGTCAGTGTTTTAGGTCTGCCCGTTTCAGACTACTATGTGCACACTCCAACAAAGCAGCACGAGGCTTATTCAGAACTGATTGCACACATCTTCTCAGGGCATAAGAATAGTTTCATCAGTATAGAAAACCTGCTGTCTTCCTGGAGTATATGGACACCTCTGCTCAGTAGCTTAAACAGCGCTTATCCTCGCATCTATCCTGGTGGGGAAGACAACGGGCACATGTTGGACATCCACCTGAAAGGGATGGACATTAGCTACAAAAATGAGGTGGTGATAATCAGCCCTGATCAGACAGCCGGTACGTCAGCCAACAGCGCCAAAGTCTTACAAGGCAAATTCTGTAACGCTGACATGGTGTCTGCCTGGTCTGAGGAGCTGGTGGGACAGCTCGCTGTAGATATGCAGGAGGCAGCCGAGGCGGCGGTGCTCGAGAGCGGCGTTTTCCATCTCGCCCTCTCGGGCGGATCCACACCACTCGCTCTGTTCCACAGGTTGGCCCTGCACCACTTCTCTTTCCCCTGGAGGAACACTCACGTGTGGATGGTGGACGAGCGCTGCGTGCCACTAGCCGAAGTGGAGTCAAACTTCCGCACGCTGCACGACCACCTGCTGCATCACGTGAGGATACCGTATTTCAACATCCACCCGATGCCGGTGGAGCTCAACCATCGTTTATGtgtggaggaggacagaggcgCGCAGATTTACGAGAGCGATATCAGGACGTTGGTGAATGGATCCAGCTTCCACTTTGTGCTGTTGGGAGTCGGCTTTAATGGACACACGGCCTCGCTGTTCCCTGGTGCTAAAGTAGAGGAACATGGGCAGAGTCTGGTGGCCCTCACCGAGAGCCCCGTCAAACCTCACCAGCGCATGAGCCTCACCTTCACAGCCATTAACCGAGCCCACAGAGTGGCTCTCCTCGTGATGGGAAAGGGCAAGCACGAGATGATCACTCAGCTGAGCAGACTGAAGAACAGCACAGACAGATGGCCCGTCACCAACGTGAAGCCTGACAACAACAGACTGGTGTGGTACATAGACTATGATGCTCTCATAGGATAG